One genomic window of Pirellulales bacterium includes the following:
- a CDS encoding RNA polymerase sigma factor, whose product MAINPEFQALLERVKSGDQEAGRLLFERFTRRLIGLARTRLDSAVGGRVDPEDVVQSAYKSFFVRLSRGDFQLDDWGNAWGVLTTITLRKCGHRIEYLRAACRNIALEAASPASPDDSVAAWEPIARGPTPAEAISLAELVERLLDGLDARDRQIELLRLQGFTEQEIAVQVGRTDRTVRNVLARTRARLERLLDDERS is encoded by the coding sequence ATGGCCATCAATCCTGAGTTCCAGGCCCTGCTGGAGCGCGTCAAGAGCGGCGATCAAGAGGCGGGCAGGCTGCTGTTCGAGCGCTTTACGCGGCGGCTGATCGGCCTGGCGCGCACGCGGCTCGACTCCGCGGTCGGCGGCCGCGTCGATCCGGAAGACGTCGTGCAGTCGGCCTACAAGAGCTTTTTTGTCCGCTTGTCGCGGGGCGATTTTCAGCTCGACGATTGGGGCAATGCCTGGGGCGTGCTGACCACGATCACGCTGCGCAAGTGCGGGCATCGTATTGAGTATCTGCGTGCCGCCTGCCGCAATATTGCGCTGGAAGCCGCGTCGCCCGCGTCGCCGGACGACTCGGTGGCGGCCTGGGAACCGATTGCCCGCGGCCCCACACCGGCCGAAGCGATCTCTCTGGCCGAGCTCGTCGAACGGCTGCTCGATGGGTTGGACGCGCGCGATCGCCAAATCGAGCTGCTCCGCCTACAAGGCTTCACGGAGCAAGAAATCGCCGTTCAGGTCGGCCGCACCGACCGGACCGTGCGGAATGTGCTTGCGCGAACGCGCGCACGTCTGGAACGATTGCTGGACGATGAGCGAAGCTGA
- a CDS encoding sigma-70 family RNA polymerase sigma factor, giving the protein MDTTPISLLQRVRQPDDTDAWRRLVELTTPLLFAWAYRAGLRDHDAADLVQDVLAVLVDKLPTFDYDRERSFRGWLRTVTKHKLLERRRKRLPDAMSPDDPRLGELPDPTVLDPFWEQEYRQKLVGLALELMRAHFQPTTWQACWEHVVSGRSAADVAAELGLTPAAVYVAKGRVLRRLRAELNGMWE; this is encoded by the coding sequence ATGGATACGACGCCGATCAGTCTGCTTCAACGCGTGCGGCAGCCGGACGATACCGACGCCTGGCGAAGGCTGGTCGAGCTGACGACGCCACTGCTGTTCGCCTGGGCCTATCGCGCGGGGCTCCGCGATCACGACGCCGCCGACCTCGTGCAGGACGTGTTGGCCGTGCTGGTCGATAAGCTGCCCACGTTCGATTACGACCGCGAGCGCAGCTTCCGCGGTTGGCTGCGGACGGTGACCAAGCACAAGCTGCTCGAAAGGCGGCGGAAGCGGCTGCCCGACGCCATGTCGCCCGACGACCCGCGGCTGGGCGAGCTGCCCGATCCGACCGTGCTCGACCCGTTCTGGGAACAGGAATACCGCCAGAAGCTCGTGGGCCTCGCTCTGGAGTTGATGCGGGCACACTTTCAGCCGACGACCTGGCAAGCCTGCTGGGAACACGTTGTCTCCGGTCGTTCGGCCGCCGACGTGGCCGCGGAGCTGGGCCTGACGCCCGCCGCCGTCTACGTCGCCAAAGGCCGTGTGCTGCGGCGGTTGCGCGCGGAGCTGAATGGTATGTGGGAGTAA